A genomic region of Manihot esculenta cultivar AM560-2 chromosome 15, M.esculenta_v8, whole genome shotgun sequence contains the following coding sequences:
- the LOC110600893 gene encoding putative receptor-like protein kinase At4g00960 codes for MTKSKNFFQNLVKPFKLSSSREGPSEEDLDQIAAQEQKHFAFDALVSATRDFHPTQKLGEGGFGPVYRGKLADGREIAVKKLSHSSNQGKKEFMNEAKLLARVQHRNIVNLLGYCVYGMEKLLVYEYVANESLDKFLFKSNRKEQLDWKRRYDIITGIARGLLYLHEDSHNCIIHRDIKASNILLDDKWVPKIADFGMARLFPEDQSHVNTRVAGTNGYMAPEYVMHGHLSVKADVFSFGVVVLELISGQRNSAFRQSVDAQNLLDWVYKLYKRDRSLEAMDPTLASSAANDQVKLCIHIGLLCTQGDPQLRPNMRRVVIMLSKRPGNLEEPTRPGIPGSRYRRSRRPPGMFSTAGTSGDSDSRTSDYSLNTNTATASTSTRTSPRLDPHGKRPMES; via the exons ATGACAAAGTCCAAGAATTTCTTTCAGAATCTGGTAAAGCCTTTCAAGTTGAGTTCGAGCAGAG AGGGACCAAGTGAAGAGGATTTAGACCAGATTGCGGCTCAGGAACAGAAGCATTTTGCGTTTGATGCCTTAGTCTCCGCCACCAGAGATTTTCACCCAACTCAAAAGCTTGGTGAAGGTGGATTTGGACCTGTCTATAGG GGGAAGTTGGCTGATGGGAGAGAAATTGCAGTGAAGAAGTTGTCCCATAGCTCAAATCAAGGGAAGAAAGAGTTTATGAACGAGGCTAAGCTCTTAGCACGAGTCCAGCATCGGAATATTGTAAATTTGTTAGGATATTGTGTATATGGAATGGAGAAGCTATTGGTTTATGAATACGTTGCTAACGAGAGTCTTGACAAGTTTCTCTTCA aatcCAACAGGAAAGAGCAGCTTGATTGGAAGCGGAGGTATGATATCATAACGGGTATAGCGCGGGGATTGCTTTACCTTCACGAGGACTCGCACAATTGCATCATCCACCGTGACATCAAGGCTAGCAATATTTTACTTGATGATAAGTGGGTTCCTAAGATTGCTGATTTCGGTATGGCTCGCCTCTTCCCTGAAGACCAATCACATGTCAATACCCGAGTCGCAGGGACAAA TGGTTACATGGCTCCAGAATATGTTATGCATGGGCATTTGTCGGTGAAGGCAGATGTATTTAGCTTTGGGGTTGTGGTTCTGGAGCTTATCAGTGGCCAGAGGAATTCAGCATTTAGACAATCAGTTGATGCTCAAAATCTACTTGATTGG GTATATAAGCTCTACAAAAGGGACAGGAGTTTGGAGGCCATGGATCCAACATTAGCATCATCAGCAGCCAATGACCAAGTAAAACTCTGCATTCATATAGGGCTGCTGTGCACACAAGGCGATCCGCAGTTAAGGCCAAATATGCGACGCGTAGTCATCATGTTATCAAAAAGACCTGGAAATCTAGAAGAACCAACTAGACCTGGAATACCCGGTAGCAGATATAGAAGATCTCGCAGGCCGCCGGGAATGTTCTCCACCGCCGGAACATCCGGTGACTCTGATTCTCGGACTTCTGACTACAGCTTAAACACAAATACAGCTACAGCATCTACCTCAACTCGTACCAGTCCAAGATTAGATCCTCATGGGAAACGTCCTATGGAAAGCTAA